Proteins encoded together in one Planctomyces sp. SH-PL14 window:
- a CDS encoding Fur family transcriptional regulator codes for MAGHPSAAETKTLDEVRTLLRDAGLRSTPARIAVYRELKQSRRPMTHAEVTDKLAGWGFDKATVFRNLSDLVEAELVSRTELGDHVWRFELRDPNHPGGEQHPHFVCVECGTVQCLGDIDILAASKKRSKSIGRITEILIKGHCTECDAGKA; via the coding sequence ATGGCAGGCCACCCCTCGGCGGCAGAGACGAAGACGCTCGATGAAGTCCGGACCCTTCTCCGCGACGCCGGACTCCGCAGCACCCCCGCCCGGATCGCCGTCTACCGCGAGCTGAAGCAGAGCCGCCGGCCGATGACCCACGCCGAGGTGACCGACAAGCTCGCCGGCTGGGGGTTCGACAAAGCGACCGTGTTCCGCAATCTCTCCGATCTCGTCGAGGCGGAGCTGGTCTCCCGGACCGAGCTTGGCGACCACGTCTGGCGGTTCGAGCTTCGCGATCCCAACCACCCTGGCGGCGAGCAGCATCCGCACTTCGTGTGCGTCGAATGCGGGACGGTGCAGTGCCTGGGAGACATCGACATCCTGGCTGCCTCCAAGAAGCGCTCGAAGTCGATCGGCCGGATCACCGAGATCCTGATCAAGGGGCACTGCACGGAGTGCGACGCCGGCAAGGCGTGA
- a CDS encoding aldose 1-epimerase translates to MAAVLTIQDPSTGSQALIAPEIGFNCFRFVSRVGEHTVDVLDSLPDFLTGGSRPTKSGIPILFPFPNRIAKGHFLWEGKEYQLPLPPGRPDAIHGFCFDRPWRVEHNDERSATGRFQLSVHAPDLLPLWPADFILDVSYEVIGAKLHSTLRVTNPTTVPLPWGFGTHPYFKLPLAPTSDPTRCVIRAQASRRWPLEQNLPSGQPVDVPPEADLRNGLRHGSVALDDVYTHLIPERNQHETSITDGGLTLVQTFGIEFRELVVFTPPERPNVVCLEPYTCTTNAINLEQQGVNAGFSVLAPGASFESWIAIEVRE, encoded by the coding sequence ATGGCCGCCGTGTTGACGATCCAGGATCCCTCGACCGGCTCCCAGGCCCTGATCGCCCCCGAGATCGGATTCAACTGCTTCCGCTTCGTGAGCCGCGTCGGCGAACACACCGTCGACGTCCTCGACTCGCTGCCGGACTTCCTGACCGGCGGAAGCCGTCCCACCAAGAGCGGCATCCCGATCCTCTTTCCGTTCCCCAACCGGATCGCCAAGGGGCACTTCCTGTGGGAGGGGAAGGAATACCAGCTCCCGCTGCCGCCGGGCCGGCCCGATGCAATTCACGGGTTCTGCTTCGACCGCCCATGGCGCGTCGAGCACAACGATGAGCGGTCCGCCACCGGCCGGTTCCAGCTCAGCGTCCACGCGCCGGACCTGCTTCCACTCTGGCCGGCCGACTTCATCCTCGATGTCAGCTATGAGGTGATCGGCGCCAAGCTCCACAGCACGCTCCGGGTGACGAACCCGACGACAGTTCCGCTTCCCTGGGGCTTTGGAACCCATCCCTATTTCAAGCTGCCCCTCGCCCCGACGAGCGATCCCACACGGTGCGTCATCCGGGCTCAGGCGAGCCGCCGCTGGCCGCTCGAACAGAATCTCCCCTCCGGCCAGCCGGTCGACGTCCCGCCGGAGGCGGACCTCCGCAACGGGCTCCGTCACGGGAGCGTCGCGCTGGACGACGTCTACACGCACCTCATCCCGGAGCGGAATCAGCACGAGACCTCGATCACCGACGGCGGCCTGACACTGGTTCAGACCTTCGGGATCGAGTTCCGGGAACTGGTCGTCTTCACCCCCCCCGAGCGGCCCAACGTCGTCTGCCTGGAGCCCTACACCTGCACGACGAACGCCATCAACCTGGAGCAGCAGGGGGTGAACGCCGGCTTCAGCGTCTTGGCCCCGGGGGCTTCGTTCGAGTCGTGGATCGCCATTGAAGTCCGCGAGTGA
- a CDS encoding macro domain-containing protein produces MEIATAYGDLLDQEVEVIVNAWNRNIFPWWLLLPQGVSGAIKRRGGTGPFRELARMPMIPLGGAVETGPGTLPFRAIIHVAGINLLWQSSEWSVRQSVRNALALASQRGYRSVALPLIGSGSGGRRSERVRQWMEDELRTIDFDGRVLIVEYRRT; encoded by the coding sequence ATGGAGATTGCGACGGCCTACGGGGATCTCCTCGATCAGGAGGTCGAGGTGATCGTCAACGCGTGGAACCGGAACATCTTTCCGTGGTGGCTGCTGCTGCCCCAGGGGGTTTCGGGAGCGATCAAGCGGCGGGGCGGGACCGGGCCGTTCCGAGAGCTAGCCCGGATGCCGATGATCCCGCTCGGCGGCGCCGTCGAGACCGGACCCGGAACGCTCCCCTTCCGGGCGATCATCCATGTCGCCGGGATCAACCTGCTGTGGCAGTCTTCGGAGTGGTCGGTCCGGCAGTCCGTGCGGAATGCCCTGGCGCTTGCTTCGCAGCGGGGCTACCGGTCGGTCGCTTTACCGCTCATCGGTTCGGGCTCCGGCGGCCGACGATCCGAGCGGGTCCGCCAATGGATGGAGGACGAACTGCGGACGATCGACTTCGACGGGCGGGTCCTGATCGTCGAGTACCGCCGGACCTGA
- a CDS encoding FAD-binding oxidoreductase translates to MIAVETSLTSQLEAIVGADGLIVGQDELLVYECDGYVVEKKAPDVVVFPTSTEQVVQVVRACNAAGVPFVPRGAGTSLAGGTLPVGGGVMICLTRMKKILEVNVRDRYAIVEPGLVNVHLTNRLKGTGYHYAPDPSSQGACTIGGNVATNSGGPHTLKYGVTVNHILGVEVVLPDGEVVQFGGPTEEAPGYDLTGLYVGSEGTFGICTKAWVRLTRDPAAYRTMLGVFESVRAATEAISAIIGAGIVPAALEMMDQGIIEALEAAFHFGFPLDAGAVLLIEVDGLEVGVDEEARKIIDLCKTSGAREVRTANTPQERLLLWKCRKQAFGAIGRLSPSYCTQDGVVPRTKLPEILEFITATSEKYGLRIVNVFHAGDGNIHPILLFDERDAEQTRRVIEAGDAILSKCIELGGSVTGEHGIGVEKISFMCPPEGGCAETEHRHFLFSRADIAVMEELRKAFNPEGRCSPHKMLPTAGGCGMEHIERDSPARRAAV, encoded by the coding sequence ATGATCGCAGTGGAAACGTCTCTCACCAGCCAGCTCGAAGCGATCGTGGGGGCCGACGGCCTGATCGTCGGCCAGGACGAGCTCCTGGTCTATGAGTGCGACGGCTACGTTGTCGAGAAGAAGGCTCCGGATGTCGTCGTCTTCCCGACTTCGACGGAGCAGGTGGTCCAGGTGGTCCGGGCCTGCAATGCCGCGGGGGTGCCGTTCGTTCCCCGCGGGGCCGGAACGAGCCTCGCCGGTGGGACGCTGCCGGTCGGCGGCGGGGTCATGATCTGCCTGACCCGGATGAAGAAGATCCTGGAGGTGAACGTCCGGGACCGCTACGCCATCGTCGAGCCGGGGCTTGTCAACGTTCATCTCACGAACCGGCTCAAGGGGACCGGTTACCACTACGCTCCGGACCCCTCCAGCCAGGGGGCCTGCACGATCGGCGGGAACGTCGCCACCAACTCCGGCGGACCGCATACGCTCAAGTACGGTGTGACGGTCAACCATATTCTCGGTGTCGAGGTCGTGCTGCCGGATGGCGAAGTGGTCCAGTTCGGCGGACCGACCGAGGAGGCGCCGGGCTACGACCTGACGGGCCTCTATGTCGGGAGCGAGGGGACTTTCGGCATCTGCACCAAGGCGTGGGTCCGGCTGACCCGCGATCCGGCTGCCTATCGGACGATGCTCGGCGTGTTTGAGAGTGTCCGGGCCGCGACCGAGGCGATCAGCGCCATCATCGGGGCGGGGATCGTGCCGGCGGCGCTGGAGATGATGGACCAGGGGATCATCGAGGCGCTCGAGGCGGCGTTTCACTTCGGGTTCCCGCTCGATGCCGGCGCGGTGCTGCTGATCGAGGTCGACGGCCTGGAGGTCGGCGTTGATGAAGAGGCCCGGAAGATCATTGACCTCTGCAAGACCAGCGGAGCCCGCGAGGTCCGGACCGCCAATACGCCGCAGGAGCGGCTGCTGTTGTGGAAGTGCCGCAAGCAGGCGTTCGGGGCGATTGGCCGGTTGAGTCCGAGTTACTGCACGCAGGACGGGGTGGTTCCGCGGACCAAGCTGCCGGAGATTCTGGAGTTCATCACTGCGACCAGTGAGAAGTATGGGTTGCGGATTGTGAACGTGTTTCATGCGGGGGATGGGAACATTCATCCGATCCTGCTGTTTGATGAACGGGATGCGGAGCAGACGCGGCGGGTGATTGAGGCGGGGGATGCGATCCTGTCGAAGTGTATTGAGCTGGGCGGGAGCGTGACGGGCGAGCATGGGATCGGGGTGGAGAAGATCAGCTTCATGTGTCCGCCCGAAGGAGGGTGTGCGGAGACGGAGCACCGGCACTTCCTGTTCTCTCGGGCCGATATCGCCGTGATGGAGGAGTTGCGGAAGGCGTTTAATCCGGAGGGGCGGTGCAGTCCGCACAAGATGTTGCCGACGGCGGGTGGATGTGGGATGGAGCATATTGAGCGGGACAGTCCCGCGCGACGGGCCGCAGTCTGA
- the cls gene encoding cardiolipin synthase, protein MPSPLTLASLVVGYLVTLVLVRWVVLNKKEHPVSTVAWILAIVLLPYFGGVLYLFFGINRVERRKRQRRKAVRERLAKDRPRIAKYEIPVPEEFSEPERQIVHLLKNCESPGLTRGNAIEILDDTNIITRRIEEAIMSAQKSIHIQFYIWQPDETGQRLRDRLIERAQAGVKIRFLYDQIGSMRLNRTYLQPMLDAGIQVASFLPGLKFFERWSFNLRNHRKLVVVDGRIGLTGGMNIGDEHLGRDKSFGRWRDTHLEVRGPAVLQMEQVFAEDWYYATQEDLTSMDYFPEPDASGDRVAQVVSGGPDSDDPTFHMLFFAAINLAQRRLRLMTSYFVPTPALVTALSAAALRGVDVQIICPGKSASLVTIYAGRSYYDTLLQAGCRIYEYRRGMMHAKTITVDDDWSFVGSPNFDARSLLLNFEMGVAMYGSEEVAELNRQFDRDVGHCHEITLPERLRHPKRRVFLENIARLFSPVL, encoded by the coding sequence ATGCCCAGTCCGCTCACACTCGCCAGCCTCGTCGTCGGCTATCTTGTCACCCTCGTGCTGGTGCGGTGGGTCGTTCTGAACAAGAAGGAACACCCCGTCTCCACCGTCGCCTGGATCCTGGCGATCGTCCTCCTGCCGTACTTCGGCGGGGTCCTGTACCTCTTCTTCGGGATCAACCGCGTCGAGCGGCGGAAGCGGCAGCGCCGCAAAGCGGTCCGCGAACGCCTCGCGAAAGACCGGCCGCGGATCGCGAAGTACGAGATCCCCGTCCCGGAGGAGTTCTCCGAGCCCGAACGGCAGATCGTTCACCTGCTGAAGAACTGCGAGTCGCCGGGGCTCACCCGTGGCAATGCCATCGAGATCCTGGACGACACCAACATCATCACGCGGCGGATCGAAGAAGCGATCATGTCCGCGCAGAAGAGCATTCATATTCAGTTCTACATCTGGCAGCCGGACGAGACGGGGCAGAGGCTGCGGGACCGTCTGATCGAGCGGGCCCAGGCGGGGGTGAAGATCCGCTTCCTCTACGACCAGATCGGCTCGATGCGGCTGAACAGGACGTACCTCCAGCCGATGCTCGACGCCGGGATCCAGGTCGCGTCGTTCCTCCCGGGGCTCAAGTTCTTCGAGCGGTGGTCGTTCAATCTCCGCAATCACCGCAAGCTCGTCGTCGTCGATGGCCGGATCGGGCTGACGGGGGGGATGAACATCGGCGATGAGCACCTGGGGCGGGACAAGTCGTTCGGCCGCTGGCGGGACACGCATCTCGAAGTGCGGGGGCCGGCCGTTCTGCAGATGGAGCAGGTCTTCGCGGAGGACTGGTACTACGCCACCCAGGAAGACCTGACGTCGATGGATTACTTCCCGGAGCCGGACGCGTCGGGGGACCGGGTCGCGCAGGTCGTGAGCGGCGGTCCGGACAGCGACGATCCGACGTTTCACATGCTGTTCTTTGCGGCGATCAATCTGGCGCAGCGGCGTTTGCGGTTGATGACGTCTTACTTCGTGCCGACGCCTGCCCTTGTGACCGCGCTTTCGGCGGCGGCCCTTCGCGGGGTCGATGTGCAGATCATCTGTCCTGGAAAGTCGGCCAGCCTGGTGACGATCTATGCCGGCCGGTCGTATTACGACACGCTTCTGCAGGCAGGCTGCCGGATCTACGAGTACCGGCGGGGGATGATGCACGCCAAGACGATCACGGTGGATGACGACTGGTCGTTTGTGGGGTCGCCGAACTTCGATGCCCGGAGTTTGCTGTTGAACTTCGAGATGGGGGTGGCGATGTATGGCTCGGAGGAGGTTGCGGAGCTGAATCGGCAGTTCGATCGTGATGTGGGCCATTGTCACGAGATCACTTTGCCGGAGCGGTTGCGGCATCCCAAGCGGAGGGTGTTTCTGGAGAACATTGCGAGGTTGTTCTCGCCGGTCCTGTGA
- a CDS encoding vWA domain-containing protein has translation MRSDLTDITLVVDRSGSMQSIRSDAEGGVNAFIRQQASEPGEAYATLIHFDHEYEFVHRGVPIRDCPEYKLVPRGSTALLDTLGRAITETGIRLNLMTEAERPGLVILVIMTDGQENASREFTRERVREMIAHQQQHYRWQFTFLGANQDAFAEAGLLGVDPTASVKFSPDKVAASLKATSNKVSRMRQQVLAQAPPDNSFTEAERQAMQ, from the coding sequence GTGCGATCCGATCTGACTGATATCACGCTCGTCGTGGACCGCAGCGGCTCAATGCAAAGCATCCGGAGCGACGCCGAAGGAGGAGTCAACGCGTTTATCCGCCAGCAGGCCTCCGAGCCGGGGGAGGCCTACGCGACACTGATCCACTTCGACCACGAGTATGAGTTCGTCCACCGCGGCGTCCCCATCCGCGACTGCCCGGAGTACAAGCTCGTCCCGCGCGGTTCGACCGCCCTGCTCGACACGCTGGGGAGGGCCATCACCGAGACCGGCATCCGACTCAATCTGATGACGGAAGCGGAACGGCCGGGACTCGTGATCCTTGTGATCATGACCGACGGCCAGGAGAACGCCAGCCGCGAGTTCACGCGGGAGCGCGTGCGTGAAATGATTGCGCACCAGCAGCAGCACTACCGCTGGCAGTTCACGTTCCTGGGTGCGAACCAGGACGCCTTCGCCGAGGCGGGCCTGCTCGGCGTCGATCCGACGGCCAGCGTGAAGTTCTCGCCGGACAAGGTCGCGGCCTCGCTTAAGGCGACGTCGAACAAGGTCTCGCGGATGCGGCAGCAGGTCCTCGCTCAGGCCCCGCCCGACAACAGCTTCACCGAAGCCGAGCGACAGGCAATGCAGTAA
- a CDS encoding serine/threonine protein kinase, with amino-acid sequence MDSPSKDLLAQLETLGLASPRDLRQCQRHVRWLARDLPLFDSVWLDALVRGNVLTPFQSRHLQDRTGDRLRIDRFTLADELVSDDLPRMFRVRGPQGGQPLLLSTITVPTDIEAALSRLDEVGRQLRECRSADLSIPIQWGRDADRLFVASAAEGDSRNGEGTHSLHDLLVRRGRLADADVEAIARRLLRVLAEMHAQGVVHGDIRLRNVWLDPVARGRGRLQLMNAGFVAAVRPVVSHHEVWPIEALDGVPPESIGPRGRRTPQSDLYSLGVLLWHLLSGRSPHATVDPLSRLAAHQARDIANVRVWAPDTSATLASLIEALVQRDPQRRPASAEEALAILGRRSRTTSKRANPVEALPTIRGGREASSMGRVAGLAACAVLGLAGTLAWIHRSGGIADPLSVPGPLAAPDRLPAPASPPRTANAVDTAPAPPRLRPLPPLKNGEIVLDHPGPWKAGRLAMIGPVRILAAAGVRPVIEIEQEPLHIAAEQVILAGIEFRSAPAALAKNPLPVLLALDAQRVQIEQCRFVVPDASSPKVLPAAIRWTLIDEAAANGRLLLKKTHFAGDVRGIEPHSRAGVVAADEILKSGRGELISFPDADTSRQQDIHLRRSTLRGACPLVSAARFRSSDRIAVHADHCVFAVEAAALFETTTAEPGSDLRRILTIDPQASLLAFGTPLQGQRLGPTRLEAPQDDSPPPAGLAVDELQFAGDVTGAWDANRLTGTTIPLQEEVPPGIGASPF; translated from the coding sequence GTGGACTCTCCGTCAAAGGATCTGCTTGCGCAACTCGAGACGCTCGGCCTCGCTTCGCCGCGCGACCTCCGGCAGTGCCAGCGCCACGTCCGCTGGCTGGCCCGCGACCTTCCGCTCTTCGACAGCGTCTGGCTCGACGCCCTCGTCCGCGGCAACGTCCTGACCCCGTTTCAGTCCCGGCACCTCCAGGACCGGACCGGCGACCGCCTCCGCATCGACCGCTTCACCCTCGCCGACGAACTCGTCTCCGACGACCTCCCCCGGATGTTCCGCGTCCGCGGCCCGCAGGGAGGGCAGCCCCTCCTGCTCTCGACGATCACGGTCCCGACCGACATCGAAGCCGCCCTCTCGCGTCTTGACGAAGTCGGCCGTCAGCTCCGCGAGTGCCGCTCCGCCGACCTCTCGATCCCGATCCAGTGGGGCCGTGACGCCGACCGGCTCTTCGTCGCCTCCGCGGCCGAAGGGGATTCGCGAAACGGTGAAGGGACGCACTCACTCCATGACCTCCTCGTCCGTCGCGGCCGCCTGGCGGATGCCGATGTCGAGGCGATCGCGCGGCGGCTCCTCCGCGTTCTGGCCGAGATGCACGCGCAGGGCGTGGTGCACGGAGACATTCGCCTCCGGAACGTCTGGCTCGACCCGGTGGCCCGCGGCCGCGGCCGGCTGCAGCTGATGAACGCCGGGTTCGTCGCTGCGGTCCGTCCCGTCGTCTCGCATCACGAAGTCTGGCCGATCGAAGCCCTCGACGGCGTTCCCCCCGAGAGCATCGGCCCGCGCGGCCGCCGCACTCCGCAGAGCGATCTCTATTCGCTCGGCGTCCTGCTCTGGCACCTCCTCTCCGGCCGCTCGCCGCACGCGACTGTCGATCCCCTCTCACGGCTCGCCGCACACCAGGCGCGGGACATCGCCAACGTCCGGGTCTGGGCTCCCGACACCTCGGCCACGCTGGCCTCCCTGATCGAGGCTCTTGTCCAGCGCGACCCGCAGCGCCGGCCCGCCTCCGCGGAGGAGGCCTTGGCCATTCTGGGAAGGCGATCACGCACGACATCGAAACGGGCGAACCCGGTCGAAGCCCTCCCCACGATCCGGGGCGGTCGTGAAGCCTCGTCTATGGGCCGAGTTGCCGGGCTTGCGGCCTGCGCGGTCCTGGGACTGGCGGGGACGCTCGCGTGGATTCATCGCTCGGGGGGGATCGCGGATCCCCTGAGCGTCCCGGGACCGCTTGCGGCTCCGGACCGGCTCCCGGCGCCGGCGTCTCCCCCTCGCACTGCGAACGCCGTCGATACCGCGCCGGCTCCACCGCGGCTCCGCCCGCTTCCGCCGCTGAAGAACGGCGAGATCGTTCTCGATCACCCGGGACCGTGGAAAGCGGGACGCCTGGCGATGATCGGTCCGGTCCGGATCCTCGCCGCCGCCGGTGTCCGGCCGGTGATCGAGATCGAGCAGGAGCCCCTTCACATCGCGGCGGAGCAGGTGATCCTCGCCGGGATCGAGTTCCGCAGCGCACCGGCCGCCCTAGCGAAGAATCCTTTGCCGGTCCTGCTCGCCCTCGACGCCCAGCGGGTCCAGATCGAACAGTGCCGGTTCGTCGTTCCGGACGCCTCGTCGCCGAAGGTTCTTCCGGCGGCCATCCGGTGGACCCTCATCGACGAGGCGGCGGCCAACGGACGGCTGCTCCTCAAGAAGACTCACTTCGCGGGAGACGTCCGCGGCATCGAGCCGCACTCTCGCGCCGGGGTCGTGGCCGCAGATGAGATCCTCAAATCCGGCCGCGGCGAGCTCATTTCGTTTCCCGACGCCGACACCTCCCGCCAGCAGGACATTCATCTCCGCCGGTCCACGCTGCGAGGCGCCTGTCCTCTGGTCTCAGCGGCGCGGTTCCGGTCGTCCGACCGGATCGCGGTCCACGCCGACCACTGCGTCTTCGCCGTCGAAGCAGCCGCGCTGTTCGAGACCACGACCGCGGAGCCGGGGAGCGACCTCCGCCGCATCCTCACGATCGACCCGCAGGCGAGCCTCCTCGCCTTCGGCACTCCGCTCCAGGGCCAGCGGCTCGGTCCGACCCGGCTGGAAGCTCCGCAGGACGACTCCCCGCCGCCAGCTGGCCTGGCGGTCGACGAACTCCAGTTCGCGGGCGACGTCACAGGCGCGTGGGACGCCAACCGCCTGACCGGAACGACGATTCCGCTCCAGGAAGAAGTCCCGCCGGGCATCGGAGCGTCTCCGTTCTAA
- a CDS encoding DinB family protein → MSYADTILPEFDQEMASTRKVLERVPEDKWDWKCHPKSNTIGWNANHVAEIPGWVEGSLFQDTWDFAPVDGPKYEFPTFRTRQEVLDFFDKNVATARKAIQEVKDEELGKMWSLLQAGEVIVTLPKGAVVRSFVLNHLIHHRAHLCVYLRLNDIPVPGMYGPSGDEG, encoded by the coding sequence ATGAGCTATGCCGACACCATCCTCCCCGAATTCGACCAGGAAATGGCCAGCACCCGCAAAGTCCTGGAACGCGTCCCCGAAGACAAATGGGACTGGAAGTGCCACCCCAAGTCGAACACCATCGGCTGGAACGCCAACCACGTCGCCGAGATCCCCGGCTGGGTCGAAGGCTCGCTCTTTCAGGACACCTGGGACTTCGCCCCCGTCGACGGCCCCAAATACGAGTTCCCCACCTTCCGCACCCGCCAGGAAGTCCTCGACTTCTTCGACAAGAACGTCGCCACCGCCCGCAAGGCGATCCAGGAAGTGAAGGACGAAGAGCTCGGCAAGATGTGGTCCCTCCTCCAGGCGGGCGAGGTCATCGTCACCCTGCCCAAGGGAGCGGTCGTCCGCAGCTTCGTGCTGAACCACCTCATCCACCACCGCGCCCACCTCTGCGTCTACCTCCGGCTCAACGACATCCCGGTCCCGGGCATGTACGGCCCCTCCGGCGACGAAGGCTGA
- a CDS encoding MFS transporter, producing the protein MSQDSAAPDAASSPPRLSIWKDRAFWGMTVTQFLGALNDNIFKQLVLLLCVDLARQGRTDRQGIATILFALPFILGSGFSGFLADKWSKRSIVVGCKIAEVMIAALGMAAFAGMERIPDSGIWLPIAVLALMGAHSTVFGPAKFGILPELFDDRDLPRVNGVILMTTFLAIILALPLAGSLKMMFEGRVWMASTTCLVVASLGVVTSLMVRRTPVAHPGLQFEPASLFVHPTTWRALVRQRGLLAVVIVLSVFWMTGGIVYPNVTNAVGKIQMGLNDERTGLLAACTGLGILVGCVLAGWLSHSRFNAKLVRIGGWGIVVSLALLAIPGSDVRPVVEAAGAEPVQPPAAVGVVPPAELADPPLPVVHRQPFLGLAGTAIALVAVGFFAGVFTVPLQVFLQARAPHDQKGRVIGVMNLCNWLGIASAGFLYQLFQWIFVGIFRAPLNLLYLGAAIVILPVLLLYHPQDESLQETRAESAV; encoded by the coding sequence ATGTCTCAGGATTCCGCCGCGCCCGACGCCGCCTCTTCCCCTCCCCGGCTTTCGATCTGGAAAGACCGGGCCTTCTGGGGGATGACGGTCACGCAGTTCCTGGGGGCCCTCAACGACAACATCTTCAAGCAGCTCGTTCTGCTTCTGTGCGTCGATCTCGCCCGGCAGGGAAGAACCGACCGGCAGGGGATCGCCACGATCCTCTTCGCCCTTCCCTTCATCCTCGGATCGGGGTTCTCGGGATTCCTCGCCGACAAGTGGAGCAAGCGGAGTATCGTCGTCGGCTGCAAGATCGCCGAAGTCATGATCGCCGCGCTGGGGATGGCCGCCTTCGCCGGGATGGAGCGGATCCCCGACAGCGGAATCTGGCTGCCGATCGCCGTGCTGGCCCTCATGGGGGCGCACAGTACGGTCTTCGGTCCAGCGAAGTTCGGGATTCTTCCCGAGCTGTTTGACGACCGCGACCTGCCGCGGGTCAACGGCGTGATCCTGATGACGACCTTCCTGGCGATCATTCTCGCCCTGCCGCTGGCGGGGTCGCTGAAGATGATGTTCGAAGGGCGGGTCTGGATGGCTTCGACTACCTGCCTCGTCGTCGCTTCGCTGGGGGTGGTGACGTCGCTGATGGTCCGGCGGACGCCGGTGGCTCATCCCGGGCTCCAATTCGAACCGGCGAGCCTGTTCGTCCACCCCACGACCTGGCGGGCGCTGGTTCGTCAGCGGGGACTCCTGGCGGTGGTCATTGTCCTCTCGGTCTTCTGGATGACCGGCGGGATCGTCTATCCGAACGTGACGAACGCCGTCGGCAAGATCCAGATGGGTCTCAACGACGAGCGGACCGGGCTCCTGGCCGCCTGCACGGGGCTGGGGATTCTGGTCGGGTGCGTTCTGGCGGGGTGGCTCTCGCACAGCCGGTTCAATGCGAAGCTCGTTCGAATCGGCGGCTGGGGGATCGTGGTCTCGCTCGCGCTGCTGGCGATTCCCGGGTCGGATGTCCGGCCTGTCGTAGAGGCGGCCGGTGCTGAGCCGGTCCAGCCTCCCGCGGCCGTTGGCGTCGTCCCTCCGGCGGAGCTGGCGGACCCGCCGCTTCCGGTCGTTCACCGGCAGCCGTTCCTGGGGCTGGCCGGGACGGCGATCGCGCTTGTGGCGGTCGGGTTCTTTGCCGGGGTCTTTACGGTTCCGTTGCAGGTGTTCCTGCAGGCGCGGGCTCCGCACGATCAGAAGGGGCGGGTCATTGGCGTGATGAACCTGTGCAACTGGCTCGGGATTGCTTCGGCGGGGTTTCTGTATCAGTTGTTTCAGTGGATCTTTGTTGGCATCTTCCGCGCGCCGCTGAACCTTCTGTATCTGGGTGCGGCGATCGTGATCTTGCCGGTGTTGCTGCTGTACCACCCGCAGGACGAGTCGTTGCAGGAGACGCGGGCGGAAAGCGCTGTGTGA
- a CDS encoding cysteine hydrolase family protein, with protein sequence MPHTNPDLHGSAPDKCDTALLLIDVINALDFPEADQLLPFAVPMADRIAALKRRAQAEGVPVIYVNDNFGRWRSDFRALVTHCRRPESRGREIVERLLPDDDDYFILKPKHSGFYSTALDTLLDYLGTRRILLTGVAGNICVLFTANDVYMRDLELVVPADCVASNTAEDNDYALAQMRTILKADTRPSDQIPMRSRPSAHC encoded by the coding sequence ATGCCGCACACCAATCCGGATCTTCACGGCAGCGCGCCGGACAAGTGCGACACCGCTCTCCTGCTGATCGACGTCATCAACGCCCTCGACTTTCCGGAGGCGGACCAGCTGCTCCCCTTCGCGGTGCCGATGGCGGACCGGATCGCCGCGCTGAAGCGGCGGGCTCAGGCAGAGGGGGTTCCCGTCATCTATGTGAACGACAACTTCGGCCGCTGGCGTTCCGATTTCCGCGCCCTCGTGACCCACTGCCGGCGCCCCGAGAGCCGGGGCCGCGAGATCGTCGAGCGGCTCCTGCCGGACGACGACGACTACTTTATCCTCAAGCCCAAACACTCCGGCTTCTACTCGACCGCTCTCGACACCCTCCTCGACTACCTGGGAACGCGGCGGATTCTCCTGACTGGGGTCGCGGGAAACATCTGCGTTCTGTTCACGGCGAATGACGTCTATATGCGGGATCTCGAGCTCGTCGTGCCGGCGGACTGCGTCGCCTCGAACACGGCGGAAGACAACGACTACGCCCTCGCCCAGATGCGGACCATTCTCAAGGCCGACACACGCCCGTCGGATCAGATCCCGATGCGAAGCCGCCCGTCGGCCCACTGCTGA